The DNA window CTACTATGTCGACCTTTAGTGCTCCCGTTGCAGGATCCCCTGGAAATCTAAAACCACCAAGCTTGATAGATTCAATGATCTCGTTCAGTTTTTCTTTTGCTTCATCGGGGAGGTCCAAAGACTGCAGTTTTTGCACAGCTTCCGATTTTCTCTCCTTGATCTCTTTGTCTATCTGTTCTATTGCGTCTGACATATGCTTTGAATGTTGAATGGTCTGCTTTACAGTTTCCTTTAGTTCCTCGACAGGTTTGGGCTTGATCAACTTGAGATCGTTCACAGATGTATCTTCTCCAAACAATACGGAGAGTAATCTGTCGAGCAAATCCCTCGGATATTTCTTGTTCAGGTCAAATCCAAGGATTATTTCTGTTTCCTTGTCATTAATAGGCCTAATTTGCAGGATATAATGACCTAATGGATAGATCCACTCTGAAACTTCTTTTAGATCCTCTTTGTTTTTTGGTATCAATGGTGTATGGATGATATTACTGTCCTTTGAATACCTGAGAGTCTCTGATATCCCGTAGATTTTCATCCTTCTCCGTACGAAAAATTCCTGATAAGGTCTTCTGCCATATTCCATTGTTATTATCAATTTAATTGCTCCATCGTTAGTGGATCTCATGTCAATTCTAGCCCAGTGTATGTTTTTACTGTTCCATTCTCTCACAAATTCATCAATAAGTCGTTCTAACTCTTTGTTGTCTCTGAATAGAAATGGTTTATCTAGCAAATATCTATTTTTATCCCGGTTTTTCTCGATATACGCCTCATATCTTATCCAGGAGAGGTAATCCTGAAGTTTTTCCTGTCCAACATGACGGTATAAGAACAACAGCACTTCCTCTTTGCTTTTTATAGCGTGTATTTCACCCGCAAAATCAGGAAACATAGTCGCTAGTGCATGTCTGGCACGATTTGTGCTTATATCCTTACCATCCATCTCCGGGAGATATATTAAAAAGAACTTCAGTATCTCATCCTGGTGTTCCTGCATTAATTCTTCTACGATTTTCTTTTTCTCTCCCCTTCTGATCTTAATATCTAATCCCAAAACGTCTTTTGCGAATTTCTCAATGAATTCTCGTCTTTTCTGGAGTAGCTTTTTTCTAACATGCTCAATATCCTCCTGAGAGAACTGTAGTGGTTCCTCCATTGGGTATCCCCCAGCTCTCAATTAACTGACAATTTAAATTGGATGTTACCTTTTTTAACTTTTAACATTAACTTAAAAATCACATAATCACAATCTATAATAATAAACAAACATGAATCTTATCCATAAGGCCATTCATTCCTGTACCCCACTAGGGCTAGAATAAGAGGTCAATTCTCGTTGCAAAGCTTGCCACTCAGGGATATAACTCGAAAGAAGGGCCCTGAACAGCCGATTATGACGTGGAGAACCAACTTTGATATGTATCAGCTCATGCACCACGATATATTCTACGACTTCATAGGGAAGCTCCAATATGTCTACACTAAAGGTTAGTGTTCCTTTTGATGATGCAGAGGCCCATTTATGCCTCATTTTTTGGAATCGAACTCTCTTAGGATAAACACCAAGTTCTTTTGCCCATCTAGACACAAGTTCATAGACTTCCTCTGGTGTCATGTATCAGCCTCCGTCCCAGTTCAAGGAGATCTTTCCCTATTTTCACTCGTTCCCTCACCTGTTTGACGCCATTCTCTTTCAAAATGCGGTATATCTTTCTCAGCAGACCTTGTTGAAGGTTTTGATTGTAGGTCCAGCCTTCGTTTGACAATAGGATTTTGGTAATCTCCTCGGATACAGTTACATCTTCTATACCATAGCTTTTGAGAAGCCAGTGGACACTGAAAGTTGCGGGGTCTAATTTTGATTCTTTGTAGCTTCTCACTGACTCGACGGCACTTTCGGATAGCCCTATAACCTTTTCTAGGGCCTCTTTTGCACTGATTTGCCTTTCCTCAAGCCTTTTTATAATAGATTCTATCTTTTCGATTAAGAACTCCAGATACGGAACCTCATGCTGGTGCTCTTTTATGTATCTCATCAAACTACGGCGGAGGTTGTAGACCTTGACAATGTCGTCTATCCTTTCATTTTTTATAGTGTCGGCAATATGCTCATCGATTTTATAAACAGGAAGGCCATCCACAATGGTTTCAATATCAACGCTATTTCTGATTAGCTCCTTTGTCTTTTTCAACAGTTCTCTTCTCTCAAAATCTGTTGGATAGAACTGGGCCTTGATAAACCGGTGAAGCTTTAATAGCAACTTATAGTCTTCGAGATAGTCTCTAAGAAATGGATCAGGGGATAGAATCTCGTAAATGTCCTGAATGTTCTTGAAAAGTTGAATGAAATCATCCCTCTTTTTGCGATCGCTGAATACCTTCACTAGTTTCTCTAACTTTTTGTCCCAGCTCCGGCTATTATCCCGTAATAGCCCGAGATACTCTTCAGCTCTCCCCATTAATTCCGCAAACCTCTTGCGTAGTACTTCCAAATCAAAGACTGCTCCTTCAATACTCTTACTGTCAAACGCCAGAGCCCTCTGAAGGTCTTCAAAAATTCCGATGTAATCCACGATCAGGCCGGCTGTCTTATGAAGCTCTCCATCTGAATAGGGGCGGTTAACTCTTGCAATGGCCTGAAGTAGTGTATGGTCTTTCATGGGCTTGTCTAGATACATGGTTTGGAGAATGGGAGCATCATATCCCGTTAGGAGTTTCTCGGTAACTATGAGAATCTTAGGTGGCCTCTCCCGTTTTTTGAAGTTTCTTCGTATCTCATCCTCTTGGTCTTCTTTAAGATGATACTTCTTTAGTATACCTTTGTCATTGTGCATGGGGGTATATACAACTGCAATTTCTTCCGGGGGAATCGCTGAGTGTGGATTCTCTTCATAGAGTTCCTTGAACGCTTCCATATATAGGGCGCAGGCTTCTCTATCCACGGCAACAACCATCGCCTTAAATCCAGAGGGTTCAACGAACTTTTTATAATGCTCGGATATATGTTTGGCGACCTTTTTAATTCTCTTTTTGGCTTTAAGAACCTCTTTTATCTTCGATACTTTATCAAGGAGCTTGTTAAGTTCCTCTATGCTGGCTATTCCTTTCTCTTCGTATAACCTGAAAAATTCCTCCAGAATTGTTTTCCTGTCTAAGCGATATTCCTGCGGTGCTAGGGTGTAATATAAGGGGACGGTAGTTCCATCCTCAATGGACTCCTTGATACCGTATTTGTCTAAGTATGGTCTGTGATACTTCTTCATATCTTCAAAGGCAAAGAGATTAAATGTGCCTTTGCCAATCTTCCCCTTATCTATCGGGGTACCAGTGAACCCAAAATAGAACGCGTTGGGAAGGGCTGACCTCATCTGAATTCCTAAGTCCCCTTCCTGTGACCGATGAGCCTCGTCGATGAATACAAAGATGTTCCTACGGGTGTTTATATTGGAAGGCATTCCCCGGAACTTATGGATTAACGTAACGATGATTCCCCTGTAATCGCTCTTTAACAGTTCCCTAAGGTGAACTTTGGATTCTGCAACAATGAAATCCAGCCCGAACTTTGTAAGATTACGGACTAACTGTTTCTGGAGTTCAATACGGTCAACGACCATTATAATAGTTGGATTCTCCAGCTCGGGTATTCTTCTTATTTTTGAAGCGGCAACCATCATGGTTAGGGTTTTTCCTGAACCCTGGGTATGCCATATAAGGCCAGTTCTTGCATCTCCTGTAATTGCCCTATTGACTATCCTTTCAACTGCCCTAACTTGGTGTGGTAGCAAGACGAACTTGCTGAGCTCTTCATCCTGTTCAAAGAATACTATATAATCCTCGATAAATCTCAATGCTCTTTCTTTTCTTAGCATTGAAAAAATCAGGTCTTGGAGGCCGTAATCTTTACCCTCCTCCGTTTTCCAGCGATAAACGTTTCTTTCGTTGAAGTTCCAAGTTGCTGAGTATATTAGATTGAGACCGTTGCTGGCCATGTACATCTGAAAATATTTCATGAAGTTGGGAACTTCTTCGTGATACCTGGAGATTTGTTCCACGGCATGAGAGCGCCAATCCTTAACCTCACCATCTACGATGTTAAATAGCCAGGGAGCTTTAGTCTCGACGATGAAAAGAGGGATTCCATTGATAAAAAGCACAATATCGGCCCTATCCTTCTTTATATCTTCCATCCAGAATTCTTGAGTGTAGTGAAACACGTTATTTTCAGGATTTTCAAAGTCAATCAGTCTTAAATTCAACTCCCTCTTCTCGGATTTGCTATAGAATGTCCTTTGTCCCCTAAGATATCTGAGGAATTCCCTATTTCCCTCTATATTAGCCCTGATGTTCCGTATTCTTTGGAGAACCACATCAGCTTCTTCTTCGCCCATAGAGGGATTAAGTTCCAGTAACTTTTTCTTGAAAATCGGTAGGATAAAGGGCTCTTTCCAAGTTTCTCTCAGTGAATCGATTTTTTCAGGTGAGATGTATTCCCATCCAAGGCTAGTAAGGTACATCATGAACGGTTTCTTTGCTGTCTCTTCTTCCGTAAACACTCTGTATCCCCTCCGCATTCTACGTAGTCTTTCATAAGCTCGAAAATCTCCTGAGCAAATTCATCTACGTGTTTTTCAATAATTCTCTCGGCTTCTTCTTTGTCTAGCTGATCGTTTTTATAGTGTACCAAGGCGGCCCTGATGTTGTGTATTTTGTATCCATCATAAATCCCGTTAACCCCAAACTTATCGTATAGTGCACTAACCCACTTATTCTCTCTATATTCTTTGTTAACTAGTTTACCGGCCAGAAGCTCAATTGCAATATACAAGTTAAGAAATCTGTCAATAGGATCCGGATCGCTCATTGCTCGATTCCAGTATTTAATTGCCCTAACGAGAACAGATTCTGAATCGGGATCTATTCTGTTTAATCTTTCCAAAAGAGATGATATTTTGGCTTGGGGATCTTCAAAGGTCATTGAAATATGAACTTCGCTCTTTACATGGATTGTATCAAATAGATGGACTTCTATTGTATTGCCTCTTTTGTAAATCTCTGGGAGCCGTTCTATTTTTATGTCTTTAATCAGATATGGGGACTTTGACAGAAAAATAATGATTGGAAGCACTTTCTTTTCAATTTCAGAATAAGTATAGTTCTTTATTTGTAATGGTTCATCTTTACTTTTGAATTCAAATTCAGCGTAGATCTTTGGTTTAGGATTCCGAGTAGGATCCTCGGTTCTCAGAGTGATGCCATTTATCATAACGGGCTCATTAAATGCAATACTACTGTTTCCAGTAGGTTCAAGGACCACTGTAACTTTATAAGAGGGCATTCCAGTTTCTCCTCCGCTTGGTGGATTTCCTCCTTGGAGTGTGGCCTTTTTGGGACTTTTTCTTTTGCGATTTCTTTTTTGGCCTTGAGTTCTGGTTCCTAACCTTGAATTTTCTTAGTTTTAGAGTCCCAATGTCGGAGGGGAGGCCAGAAACATCTGCTCCGGCAGGGTAAATGATGTTCTTGCTTTTTATTTCGACGTTTGGACCTGAGAGATACTTCGCATACCTATTAACCTGCTGAACGTGTTTTATTGTTGCTTTGGGTTCCCTTTTCACCTCAAATATATGTCTCTCAATTCTATTACCTCTCCGTCTCTCAACGATGTAATCAGGCTCGTATCCGTTTCTTCGCTCTCGTTCTTTGATAACCCATCCCTTAGAAGCGGGGAACCTTCGCCGGAGTAGCTCTCTCACATGGGGGTACATATCAAACTCTCTAAAACTTCCCGACATAGGGCATCCCCCGTATTACATTAGTTCTATCTTTGTTGGATTTTTATCACTTTCGCTAGTATCGAGAAAAAGAGAAAGCAGTCACTCCGTTGGGATTTTAAGGTTAAAAACGCGAATCTGACCCGTCATGAGTTTGTGCCTGAGCGTTGAGAACAGCCCCTCCAGGGCTTTGCGCTTTTGCTGGGCCAGTTCTATCTTTCTGTCTACTGTTTCAAGTATTCCTACTATCTTTTTTTGCTCTTCTATTGGGGGCAGAATGACAGGAATTCCCCTAAGAACTCCAAGGTACAGATTTGTTCTACCTGCATCACTTTGAACGCGTACATATTTTTTTAGTATAACTGGCCGACGATATATCAGATAGTACTGCATAAATCTCGGGAGAAATGCATTATTTTTTGGAATTATGGCACATATAGCTTGATTAATTGCTGAGTCAATACCGAGAATTGCAGTTTTTGTTACTGTGCCTTTTCCATATAATGCTATCAATAATGTTCCTTTAGGAATAATTTTTGCACTAGATTTTTTAAGACCAATATCCGATATAGTCTCCTCAGTGGAATAAATATAGCCATCATTTAATTCCCCAGATTTAAGCCAAGGAATGCTCCCGTTCCAATACTCTGAATGTTGTCTACTAGGGGTACCCCCACTCAAAAGATTTGAAACCTCGCCTAAAGGGGCTACCTCCCAATGCTCCGGGATCTCTCCAATCTCCGTCATCTTTGTCGGCTGATTTGGGTCAAGACCCTTGGTGAATAACCTCTTCATTAGAGCCCTTTTGAGTTCTTTGGTGGTTTTGATTATCTTCTCCTGCTGTTCAATTGCCCGCTGGACTGTTTTCAAGACATAGACGATTTTGCGTTGTTCTTCTAATGGGGGAAGTGGAATCCGAACTAGATACATAAATTCCTCGGGGCTAACTCTTTTCCGATTTGTACTGCCTGTAACGAAATTTCTTATTAGTTCCCATATCGTTGGCTGGGAAAGGTACAGATCCACAAAGTCCTTATCGACGTAATCTAACTCTTTCAACCGCCATATCGGAAAATCACCCGAAACAACAGCCCCATCTAATTCCGGGGGAACAAAGCCATAAGCACCGTTCCTGGCATCAATCTTTGAGATTATGAAGTCTCCTTCTTGTATTCTGTACATTGTTTTCGTCTTTATCTCACTCCCCTGCTTGATTTCTCTCAGTACAACTCCTTTTGCATACAATTTGACGGTAACCAGCCTATACGTCTCATCATCTTTGATTTTAATCTTCCGGGACTTCTTGTCGACAAGCCTGAAAATCTGTCCAAAACTAACAACGTTCCATCCTTCTGGGAGTTCTCTACCATAAAGTTTCTTTCTCCCTTTTTGGAGGACTGCACTGCCTTTGACTGGAATCTTTGTGTGGTATTGCTTATTTAGGAACTCATCCAGCGTTTTCATCAGTCCTCACCCTGAAGATACCCCTCAAAGCCAAGTTCAATCAGGATTTTGTTGAGTTCACTATCTATCACTTTAGTTTCCTGCTCAATTCTTCTGAGGTCCTGGAGGATTTCGGGTATCTCTCTGTACTCACCTTCAGTTATCAGGGGGATGTATCTCGAAGGGCTTAGGTTGTAATCGTTCTTCCTGATTTCTTCCAAGGTTACAACCTTGCTAAAGTCTTCTATGTCCCTGAATTCCCGATAGGCCTTGAGTATCTTGCCAACGTGTTCTTCGGTCATGTAGTTCTTGGGAGTTCCCTTCTTGAATTCCCGAGAGGCATTAATGAGCAGTACTTTTCCTCTGCGCTCCTCAGGTTTGTTTTTGTTGATAACAATGATAACTCCGGCGGCGGTGGTGTTGTAGAAGAGGTTTTCAGGGGTTAGGATAACGGCTTCGATTAGATCCTTCTCCACAAACTTCTTTCTGATGTCCCGCTCTCTATTCGTTCCCTTGGTTCCCGAACCCCTCGAAACAGCCCCGGTATCGATGATTACTACCACTTTTTCCCTTGCTGAGGCGAACATGTGCTGTATCCAGCCCCAGTCTCCAGTATTACTGGGAGGTATTCCAAACTTGAACCTATCAAATTTGTCGTTGATGTAAACATCCTCCGGGAAGTCCTGGTTCCACATGGGGTTCGCGATAACGTAGTCGAACTGTCTTAATTTGCCGTCCTTGTCCAAAAATTTGGGATTGCGTATGGTGTCTCCTCTCCGTATATCTGCCTCCATGTTGTGTAGGATAACGTTCATTCTGGCTATGGCGTATGTGAAGGCCAGTTTCTCTTGACCGAACAACTTTAAGGGCTTTTTCTCGGCCTCTTCCGGATAGTTGTACTTAACGTAGAGCTGGGACTTTATTAAAAGGCCTCCCGAGCCACATGCGGGATCGTAAACCTCCGAGCCGGGCTTTGGGTCAAGGAGATTAACCATAAGCCATGCAACCTCGCAGGGAGTATAGAACTCTCCTGCACTCTGGCCACTGTCTTCAGCGAATTTTCTTATCAAGTATTCGTAAGCCCTACCCAGAATGTCGGGTTCAACGTCCTCTGGACCCATTTTCATCTTGTTTAGTATCTGAAGAACCCTCTGGATGATATCATCGCTGATTATTCTTTCTCCCCCGTGAGTCTCGTTGAAATCTACGACGTCAATTATGCCTGAAAGCTCAGGATTTAGCCTTGCTATGCCCCTGAGGGCCTCCGTAAGCTTTTCTCCGACGTTTGTTGAAAGTTTAACGATGGTGTCCCAGTGATACTCTTCTGGAATGACGTATCTAATTGACTTGGGCCTTCCATGCTCTTCTCTTTCGGCCTCTACCAATTCGTAGACCTCATCAACAGTATCGATTACGCCCTCCTCAATTAGTTTATTTATCTCATATGTGAACGTATCTGAAAGCCTCTTATAGAAGATTAGGGGAAGAATGTATTTCTTGTAGTCTGTGGGATTAACAGAACCCCGAATTAGGCTGGCGGCTTCCCAAAGTATGCTTTCCAGCCTAGAAAGCTTCTCATTCTTGTCCTCGCCACATACCATGTTTAGCTTTGTTGACTCAGATTCAACCATTCAGCTCACCTCTCACTGAAGCCTGTGGGTTAGGCTGTTAAAATGCTTTATTATCCAACAAAGTTCTATTCGGTCACTTTAAAGAAAGCTTACCTTCTAAGATTTCATGCCCTATCTGGAACAATATCCCTTGGATTACTGATTCTGGCGAAATTTCGACAATTTTAAGGAGATAAATCTGTTTAGGATCCGTAATTACAGTCTTTTCAATAGTCTTCTGTCCTCTTCGGTTTATCGTTGCCTTTTGGGTTCGTTTCAAATTGTATCTCAGTTCTGTTTCAATCGTAAAGATAGCAATAGATACAGTTTCAGGGTGCTTGTGAATAAGATAGACTGAACTCATAACACCCGGAGTTGTTGAGACAACATTTTGAAGCTGGTATTGGATAGCATTCTCAAAATCTTCTCTGGTAATTTGTTTTTGAGTTAACGGACTGTATACAGAATATTTCTCATCGTCCTTACCCTCAAAGAGTATCTGTACAAATCTTAGGAATTCTTGGCTAGGCGGATCCCCATTGTTAATCTTATAGAGAAGAGTAAACGTCCAAACTTCCGGCTTTTTTGGCGAGTTCAAAACCTGATTCAAGGTGAAGTAAGGGAAAAGGGATGCGATAAGCATTGCCAAGATGTATCGAACCGCACGACTAGAGTGTATGTTTTTGCCACTGGTATTTAACGTATCTACAAGGGGAGACAATAAACCAGTGGTTAAAGTTATTAGAAGGGTAAGAAGCATGTATAAAATGACCCCCATCCCGAGATTCCTAAGGGATGGTTCTAGGATACCTCGAAGAATGGGGTTATAGGGGATATCCTTCCTTAGATACACCAACATCCAAACTAACGCATAGAATAATAATGCGGGAAGAATACGACTGCCGCTTGCTATGGATCTTATCATTTTATATGTTGCTTTGGACAGGGATATCGAATTAAATCTGTTGACTAATAAGTCTGT is part of the Thermococcus sp. 21S7 genome and encodes:
- a CDS encoding restriction endonuclease subunit S — its product is MKTLDEFLNKQYHTKIPVKGSAVLQKGRKKLYGRELPEGWNVVSFGQIFRLVDKKSRKIKIKDDETYRLVTVKLYAKGVVLREIKQGSEIKTKTMYRIQEGDFIISKIDARNGAYGFVPPELDGAVVSGDFPIWRLKELDYVDKDFVDLYLSQPTIWELIRNFVTGSTNRKRVSPEEFMYLVRIPLPPLEEQRKIVYVLKTVQRAIEQQEKIIKTTKELKRALMKRLFTKGLDPNQPTKMTEIGEIPEHWEVAPLGEVSNLLSGGTPSRQHSEYWNGSIPWLKSGELNDGYIYSTEETISDIGLKKSSAKIIPKGTLLIALYGKGTVTKTAILGIDSAINQAICAIIPKNNAFLPRFMQYYLIYRRPVILKKYVRVQSDAGRTNLYLGVLRGIPVILPPIEEQKKIVGILETVDRKIELAQQKRKALEGLFSTLRHKLMTGQIRVFNLKIPTE
- a CDS encoding class I SAM-dependent DNA methyltransferase — its product is MVESESTKLNMVCGEDKNEKLSRLESILWEAASLIRGSVNPTDYKKYILPLIFYKRLSDTFTYEINKLIEEGVIDTVDEVYELVEAEREEHGRPKSIRYVIPEEYHWDTIVKLSTNVGEKLTEALRGIARLNPELSGIIDVVDFNETHGGERIISDDIIQRVLQILNKMKMGPEDVEPDILGRAYEYLIRKFAEDSGQSAGEFYTPCEVAWLMVNLLDPKPGSEVYDPACGSGGLLIKSQLYVKYNYPEEAEKKPLKLFGQEKLAFTYAIARMNVILHNMEADIRRGDTIRNPKFLDKDGKLRQFDYVIANPMWNQDFPEDVYINDKFDRFKFGIPPSNTGDWGWIQHMFASAREKVVVIIDTGAVSRGSGTKGTNRERDIRKKFVEKDLIEAVILTPENLFYNTTAAGVIIVINKNKPEERRGKVLLINASREFKKGTPKNYMTEEHVGKILKAYREFRDIEDFSKVVTLEEIRKNDYNLSPSRYIPLITEGEYREIPEILQDLRRIEQETKVIDSELNKILIELGFEGYLQGED
- a CDS encoding type I restriction endonuclease subunit R — protein: MFTEEETAKKPFMMYLTSLGWEYISPEKIDSLRETWKEPFILPIFKKKLLELNPSMGEEEADVVLQRIRNIRANIEGNREFLRYLRGQRTFYSKSEKRELNLRLIDFENPENNVFHYTQEFWMEDIKKDRADIVLFINGIPLFIVETKAPWLFNIVDGEVKDWRSHAVEQISRYHEEVPNFMKYFQMYMASNGLNLIYSATWNFNERNVYRWKTEEGKDYGLQDLIFSMLRKERALRFIEDYIVFFEQDEELSKFVLLPHQVRAVERIVNRAITGDARTGLIWHTQGSGKTLTMMVAASKIRRIPELENPTIIMVVDRIELQKQLVRNLTKFGLDFIVAESKVHLRELLKSDYRGIIVTLIHKFRGMPSNINTRRNIFVFIDEAHRSQEGDLGIQMRSALPNAFYFGFTGTPIDKGKIGKGTFNLFAFEDMKKYHRPYLDKYGIKESIEDGTTVPLYYTLAPQEYRLDRKTILEEFFRLYEEKGIASIEELNKLLDKVSKIKEVLKAKKRIKKVAKHISEHYKKFVEPSGFKAMVVAVDREACALYMEAFKELYEENPHSAIPPEEIAVVYTPMHNDKGILKKYHLKEDQEDEIRRNFKKRERPPKILIVTEKLLTGYDAPILQTMYLDKPMKDHTLLQAIARVNRPYSDGELHKTAGLIVDYIGIFEDLQRALAFDSKSIEGAVFDLEVLRKRFAELMGRAEEYLGLLRDNSRSWDKKLEKLVKVFSDRKKRDDFIQLFKNIQDIYEILSPDPFLRDYLEDYKLLLKLHRFIKAQFYPTDFERRELLKKTKELIRNSVDIETIVDGLPVYKIDEHIADTIKNERIDDIVKVYNLRRSLMRYIKEHQHEVPYLEFLIEKIESIIKRLEERQISAKEALEKVIGLSESAVESVRSYKESKLDPATFSVHWLLKSYGIEDVTVSEEITKILLSNEGWTYNQNLQQGLLRKIYRILKENGVKQVRERVKIGKDLLELGRRLIHDTRGSL